A portion of the Enterobacter sp. SA187 genome contains these proteins:
- a CDS encoding PhoX family protein produces MSRPLKSVFKQEHSEEISNTSANPVFSDVKDVFLSRRRFLQMGAVAGAAVSFPALMRAESAFAAMTQPTALAKAVSLGFTSIPVSTADTVTVPEGYIARPFYRWGDATGIKGMMPEFKFDASNTTEEQAAQAGMHHDGMAWFSLPRGEDNAAHGLLAMNHEYIDNGMLFKDGTADWNADKVRKGQNAMGVSVIEVKKSGSDWQVVRPSNYARRITVNTPMELSGPARHHMLMKTAADPQGERVLGTMQNCANGHTPWGTYLTCEENWSDIFVKQADRNALEKRYGIADSDESYRWSEVDERFNVDKTPNEPNRFGWVVEIDPYNPTSTPRKHTALGRFKHEGAAVTLAADKRVVVYMGDDQKFEYIYKFVSDKKYDAGNRDASMQLLESGTLYVARFNEDGTGDWLPLVFGQNGLDQSKGFESQGDVLIKTRLAADAVGATKMDRPEWIAVDPHAAGSVYCTLTNNSDRGKEGKAPVDAANPRANNVYGHIMHWSEDNADPAAARFKWDILVLAGRNDGDKPDAKGNMQGAAFGSPDGLSFDHQGVLWIQTDVSSSTINQKAYEGMGNNQMLATIPGTNDYRRFLTGPRGCEITGIAFTPDNRTLFINIQHPGEGGDDVTDPANPRAVSNWPDNRPDGRPRSSTVVITKADGGVIGS; encoded by the coding sequence ATGAGCAGGCCATTAAAATCCGTCTTCAAACAAGAACACAGTGAAGAGATCAGCAACACCAGCGCCAACCCGGTATTTTCGGACGTCAAGGACGTCTTTCTGTCACGCCGTCGCTTTTTGCAGATGGGGGCGGTCGCGGGCGCGGCGGTGTCTTTCCCGGCGCTGATGCGCGCGGAAAGCGCTTTTGCGGCCATGACGCAGCCGACGGCGCTGGCGAAAGCGGTGTCGCTGGGCTTTACCAGCATTCCTGTTTCCACTGCGGACACCGTAACGGTGCCGGAAGGCTACATCGCACGTCCATTCTATCGCTGGGGCGACGCCACCGGCATCAAAGGCATGATGCCGGAATTCAAATTCGACGCCAGCAACACCACTGAAGAACAGGCGGCGCAGGCGGGTATGCACCATGACGGCATGGCCTGGTTCAGCCTGCCGCGCGGTGAAGATAATGCCGCCCACGGCCTGCTGGCGATGAACCACGAATACATCGATAACGGCATGCTGTTTAAAGACGGCACCGCAGACTGGAACGCCGATAAAGTCCGTAAAGGGCAGAACGCCATGGGCGTGTCGGTGATCGAGGTGAAAAAGAGCGGCAGCGACTGGCAGGTGGTGCGCCCGTCAAACTATGCCCGCCGTATCACCGTTAATACGCCGATGGAGCTGTCCGGCCCGGCGCGTCATCACATGCTGATGAAAACCGCCGCCGATCCGCAGGGCGAGCGCGTGCTCGGCACCATGCAGAACTGCGCCAACGGCCATACGCCCTGGGGCACCTATCTCACCTGTGAAGAAAACTGGTCAGATATTTTTGTTAAACAAGCCGACCGCAACGCGCTGGAAAAACGTTATGGCATCGCCGACAGCGACGAGTCCTACCGCTGGAGCGAAGTGGACGAACGCTTTAACGTCGATAAAACCCCAAACGAACCGAACCGCTTTGGCTGGGTGGTTGAAATCGACCCGTACAATCCGACCTCCACGCCGCGCAAACACACCGCGCTGGGGCGCTTCAAGCACGAAGGCGCAGCGGTGACGCTGGCGGCGGACAAACGCGTCGTGGTCTATATGGGCGACGATCAGAAGTTCGAGTACATCTATAAATTTGTCTCGGATAAAAAATATGATGCGGGCAACCGTGACGCCAGCATGCAATTGCTGGAGTCAGGCACGCTCTATGTCGCGCGCTTTAATGAAGATGGCACCGGCGACTGGCTGCCGCTGGTCTTCGGACAGAACGGGCTGGATCAAAGCAAGGGCTTTGAAAGCCAGGGCGATGTGCTGATCAAAACCCGTCTGGCGGCGGACGCGGTGGGCGCGACGAAAATGGATCGCCCGGAGTGGATCGCCGTCGATCCTCACGCTGCCGGCAGCGTTTATTGCACGCTCACCAATAACAGCGATCGCGGCAAAGAGGGCAAAGCGCCGGTGGATGCGGCGAACCCGCGCGCCAATAACGTGTATGGACATATTATGCACTGGAGCGAAGATAACGCCGATCCGGCAGCGGCGCGCTTTAAATGGGATATTCTGGTGCTCGCCGGGCGTAACGATGGCGATAAGCCGGACGCGAAAGGCAATATGCAGGGCGCGGCCTTCGGCAGCCCGGACGGCCTGTCATTCGACCATCAGGGCGTGCTGTGGATCCAGACGGACGTCTCCTCCAGCACCATCAACCAGAAAGCTTACGAGGGGATGGGCAATAACCAGATGCTGGCGACCATTCCCGGCACCAATGATTATCGCCGTTTCCTGACCGGGCCGCGCGGCTGTGAGATCACCGGCATCGCTTTTACGCCGGACAACCGCACGCTGTTTATTAATATTCAGCATCCGGGAGAAGGCGGAGATGATGTTACCGATCCGGCGAATCCGCGCGCGGTGTCGAACTGGCCGGATAACCGGCCGGATGGGCGCCCGCGCTCGTCAACGGTGGTGATCACCAAAGCGGACGGCGGAGTGATTGGATCCTGA
- a CDS encoding MdtA/MuxA family multidrug efflux RND transporter periplasmic adaptor subunit, whose translation MKGRNNTRWMLLAGLVIAALAAAWYWHAHSAAPAGQQRQAGAGRHGAGMRGPSLAPVQAATATREAVPRYLSGLGTITAANTVTVRSRVDGQLLAVHFQEGQQVKKGDLLAEIDPSQFKVALAQAQGQLARDKATLANARRDLARYQQLVKTNLVSRQELDAQQALVSESEGTIKADEAAVASAQLQLDWSRITAPIDGRVGLKQVDVGNQISSGDTTGIVVITQTHPIDLIFTLPENDIATIVKARNAGQTLSVEAWDRTNKQKLSTGTLLSLDNQIDATTGTIKLKARFENQDDALFPNQFVNARMLVDTEQDAVVIPAAALQMGNEGNFVWVLNDQNTVSKHTVTPGIQDSQKVVIAAGLSAGDRVVTDGIDRLTEGAKVEVVDAHDASAAPAKSTAKGAKS comes from the coding sequence ATGAAAGGCCGTAATAATACCCGCTGGATGCTTCTCGCAGGACTGGTCATCGCCGCCCTTGCCGCTGCCTGGTACTGGCACGCTCATTCTGCCGCCCCCGCCGGACAGCAGCGCCAGGCCGGAGCCGGACGTCACGGCGCGGGCATGCGCGGCCCTTCACTTGCGCCGGTACAGGCGGCCACCGCCACCCGCGAGGCCGTGCCCCGTTATCTGAGCGGTCTTGGCACCATTACGGCCGCGAATACCGTTACCGTGCGCAGCCGTGTCGACGGTCAATTGCTGGCAGTGCATTTCCAGGAAGGCCAGCAGGTGAAAAAAGGCGATCTGCTCGCCGAAATCGATCCCAGCCAGTTTAAGGTCGCCCTTGCCCAGGCCCAGGGGCAACTGGCCCGCGATAAAGCGACGCTGGCAAACGCCCGCCGCGATCTGGCCCGCTATCAGCAGCTGGTGAAAACTAATCTGGTGTCCCGTCAGGAGCTGGATGCCCAGCAGGCGCTGGTCAGCGAAAGCGAAGGCACCATCAAGGCCGATGAAGCCGCCGTCGCCAGCGCGCAGTTACAGCTGGACTGGAGCCGCATCACCGCGCCGATAGACGGTCGCGTTGGCTTAAAACAGGTGGATGTCGGCAACCAGATTTCCAGCGGTGATACCACCGGTATTGTGGTGATCACCCAGACGCACCCCATCGATCTGATCTTCACCCTGCCGGAAAACGACATCGCCACTATTGTGAAAGCGCGCAACGCCGGGCAGACGCTGAGCGTCGAAGCCTGGGACCGCACCAACAAGCAGAAGCTGAGCACCGGCACCCTGTTGAGTCTGGATAACCAGATCGACGCCACCACCGGCACCATCAAACTTAAAGCCCGCTTTGAGAATCAGGACGACGCCCTGTTCCCCAACCAGTTCGTCAATGCGCGCATGCTGGTGGATACCGAACAGGACGCGGTGGTGATCCCGGCTGCCGCCCTGCAAATGGGTAACGAGGGCAATTTCGTCTGGGTGCTGAACGATCAGAACACCGTCAGCAAACACACCGTCACGCCGGGCATTCAGGACAGCCAGAAAGTGGTGATCGCCGCCGGGCTTTCCGCCGGGGATCGCGTGGTCACCGACGGTATCGACCGTCTGACCGAAGGGGCGAAAGTGGAAGTGGTGGACGCGCACGACGCCAGCGCCGCACCGGCAAAAAGCACCGCTAAAGGAGCGAAATCCTGA